The following are encoded together in the Capsulimonas corticalis genome:
- a CDS encoding CopG family ribbon-helix-helix protein, protein MSSVRLDSTTQDKLRQIAAIKGITVSEIHRQALEQYLERELSPPKKSRYSDLIGVGASGRDDLSVRHKEIYREILDEKYAKSQE, encoded by the coding sequence ATGAGCAGTGTTCGATTGGATTCTACCACTCAGGATAAGTTACGTCAAATTGCGGCAATAAAAGGGATTACCGTCTCCGAAATTCATCGTCAGGCTTTGGAGCAGTATTTGGAACGTGAACTCTCGCCTCCGAAAAAGAGCCGTTACAGCGACCTCATCGGCGTCGGAGCGAGCGGTCGAGATGATCTTTCCGTTCGTCACAAAGAAATTTATCGAGAGATTCTCGATGAGAAATACGCCAAATCACAAGAATGA
- a CDS encoding type II toxin-antitoxin system VapC family toxin, whose protein sequence is MNSILIDTGPIVAILDRDDRHHTICSQLIEQLDCTFHTTMAVLAEAMYLAHSHVGWRAQEALWRSINRGDFILEHPSARDLLRMEELMSKYNDRPMDFADASLVALAERLSLTKIFTVDRNDFSTYRIGRKTPFTIIGP, encoded by the coding sequence ATGAACAGTATCTTGATTGACACCGGCCCAATTGTTGCAATTCTAGATCGCGATGATCGGCACCACACAATATGCAGTCAACTCATCGAACAGTTGGATTGCACATTTCACACAACAATGGCTGTGCTTGCAGAGGCAATGTATCTCGCGCATAGTCATGTCGGCTGGAGAGCACAGGAAGCGCTTTGGCGGTCAATTAATCGTGGAGACTTCATTCTCGAACATCCTTCCGCGCGCGACCTCCTGCGTATGGAGGAGCTGATGTCTAAATACAATGATCGTCCGATGGACTTCGCCGACGCCTCATTGGTCGCTCTTGCGGAGCGCCTCTCTCTCACAAAGATCTTCACGGTCGACCGCAACGATTTTTCCACTTACCGGATTGGCCGAAAAACTCCCTTCACGATCATCGGGCCGTAG